Proteins found in one Candidatus Anoxymicrobium japonicum genomic segment:
- a CDS encoding HAD-IB family hydrolase, translating into MNTIAFFDLDHTLLDGSNEGIYGKQMIREKFSKKNMLVIGAWYAMLYKLNRLPREAAYRRVLFEMGQYPVARMIEMMDRGFEKNILPRLYKRGAELVHEHREMEHHTVIATAAGEYIAERVRAQLLADDFIASPMPVEGDHFASHANIPMAFMHGKVAMVEQYCLERGVDLDDCWFYSDSASDMPLLGAVGHPVMVNPQLVLRITARGMNWPVLRFKEYADFKVARRPESVKSPELNRFLQIYERERENVG; encoded by the coding sequence CTGAACACGATTGCTTTTTTTGACCTCGATCACACGCTCCTTGACGGCTCAAACGAGGGCATCTACGGAAAGCAGATGATCCGCGAGAAGTTCTCGAAAAAGAACATGCTTGTCATCGGCGCCTGGTACGCGATGTTGTACAAGCTCAACCGTCTTCCCCGGGAAGCCGCCTACAGGAGAGTCCTTTTCGAGATGGGTCAATATCCCGTCGCCAGGATGATAGAAATGATGGATCGCGGGTTTGAGAAGAACATTCTTCCGCGCCTGTACAAGAGGGGAGCGGAGCTTGTCCATGAACACCGCGAGATGGAGCATCATACCGTCATCGCCACGGCGGCCGGGGAGTACATCGCCGAGAGGGTGCGCGCTCAACTGCTGGCGGACGACTTCATCGCGTCTCCAATGCCTGTTGAAGGAGATCATTTCGCGAGCCACGCGAATATTCCGATGGCGTTCATGCATGGGAAAGTGGCAATGGTGGAACAGTATTGCCTGGAACGCGGGGTCGATCTCGACGATTGCTGGTTCTACTCCGATAGCGCAAGCGACATGCCGCTTTTAGGAGCGGTGGGGCATCCCGTAATGGTGAACCCTCAGCTCGTGCTCCGGATTACCGCGCGGGGCATGAACTGGCCGGTTTTGCGCTTCAAGGAGTACGCGGATTTCAAAGTGGCTCGAAGGCCGGAGAGCGTGAAGTCGCCCGAGCTGAACCGCTTTCTGCAAATCTACGAGCGCGAGCGCGAGAATGTTGGATGA